One window from the genome of Actinoplanes teichomyceticus ATCC 31121 encodes:
- a CDS encoding cold-shock protein, with product MQGTIATFDAGTRSGTLLLDDGSELAFGAEAFARSGLRLLRLGQRVSIEAEPDGRVCRVLIPGIV from the coding sequence ATGCAGGGCACCATCGCCACCTTCGACGCGGGCACCCGCAGCGGCACGCTGCTGCTCGACGACGGCTCTGAACTGGCCTTCGGGGCGGAGGCGTTCGCCCGGTCCGGGCTGCGCCTGCTGCGACTGGGGCAACGCGTCTCGATCGAAGCGGAACCGGACGGGCGGGTATGCCGCGTGTTAATTCCTGGCATCGTCTGA
- the cofC gene encoding 2-phospho-L-lactate guanylyltransferase yields the protein MTVIPVKRLDAAKSRLRGAVPVERHPELALAMVCDTVAAVLAATTVAGLIVVTSDPVVAEAVRGLGAEVAPDPGAGLNAALRFGADEVAGPAAHRAVLTGDLPALRPEQLDAALRAVHGRGFVPDAAGTGTVLLAVPPAQPLDPRFGPHSAAAHRASGATALTGDWPGLRQDVDTAADLHAVLGLGAGERTGALLRDLGLSRACAPAGCAG from the coding sequence ATGACGGTGATCCCGGTGAAGCGGCTGGACGCGGCCAAGAGCCGGCTGCGGGGCGCGGTGCCGGTGGAACGGCATCCGGAGCTGGCGCTGGCGATGGTGTGCGACACCGTGGCCGCGGTGCTGGCCGCCACGACGGTCGCCGGGCTGATCGTGGTGACCTCGGACCCGGTGGTGGCCGAGGCCGTACGCGGACTGGGCGCCGAGGTGGCGCCGGATCCCGGCGCCGGGCTCAACGCGGCGCTGCGGTTCGGCGCGGACGAGGTGGCCGGGCCGGCCGCGCACCGCGCGGTGCTGACCGGTGACCTGCCCGCGTTGCGGCCGGAGCAGCTGGACGCGGCGCTTCGCGCCGTGCACGGCCGCGGTTTCGTGCCGGATGCCGCCGGCACCGGCACCGTGCTGCTCGCCGTGCCTCCGGCGCAGCCGCTCGACCCGCGCTTCGGGCCGCACTCGGCGGCCGCGCACCGCGCCTCCGGGGCGACCGCCCTGACCGGGGACTGGCCGGGCCTGCGACAGGACGTGGACACCGCCGCGGACCTGCACGCGGTGCTCGGTCTGGGGGCCGGCGAGCGGACCGGCGCGCTGCTGCGTGATCTCGGACTCAGCCGGGCCTGCGCGCCGGCCGGCTGCGCCGGGTAG